A genome region from Candidatus Methanoperedens sp. includes the following:
- a CDS encoding P-II family nitrogen regulator: MKKIEAIIRSEKLGEIKKALATAGFIGLTTYEVKGRGRQKGVVLQYRTQEYRVDMLAKTKIELVVDDAAVEKVIEIICESGKTGNIGDGKIFILPVEEIIRIRTGERGKEAI; encoded by the coding sequence ATGAAAAAAATTGAAGCAATAATCAGGTCAGAAAAACTAGGGGAAATCAAGAAAGCACTGGCAACCGCTGGTTTTATAGGTCTAACCACCTACGAAGTAAAAGGGCGCGGACGTCAAAAAGGAGTTGTATTACAATACCGTACTCAGGAATACAGGGTGGATATGCTTGCCAAGACCAAAATTGAACTTGTTGTGGATGATGCTGCTGTGGAAAAGGTCATAGAAATAATCTGTGAATCCGGAAAGACAGGAAATATTGGTGATGGTAAGATTTTTATCCTGCCGGTAGAAGAAATAATTCGTATAAGAACCGGAGAAAGAGGAAAAGAAGCGATATGA
- a CDS encoding O-acetyl-ADP-ribose deacetylase produces MQTLIGNTRLILICGDITEQETEAIVNAANPDLMGGGGVDGAIHRKGGPDILKECKIIRKRYPDGLPSGQAVITTGGALKAKKVIHTVGPVWHGGNNKEPQLLADSYKNSLKVAIENGIKTISFPSISTGAYGYPVEKASAVALNAVIGFLEGFSYIKEVRFILHSPHDLVIYEQALTEIIR; encoded by the coding sequence ATGCAAACGCTAATTGGAAACACCAGACTGATCCTCATATGCGGGGATATCACAGAACAGGAAACTGAAGCTATTGTCAATGCCGCCAACCCGGACCTTATGGGCGGTGGCGGGGTGGACGGCGCAATTCACAGGAAGGGCGGGCCTGATATTTTGAAAGAATGCAAAATAATACGCAAGAGATATCCTGATGGATTGCCATCAGGTCAGGCAGTAATCACAACAGGCGGAGCACTAAAAGCAAAAAAAGTGATACATACTGTTGGTCCTGTCTGGCACGGCGGAAATAATAAAGAACCGCAACTGCTTGCAGATTCCTATAAGAATAGTCTTAAGGTTGCGATCGAAAACGGGATTAAAACAATATCTTTTCCTTCGATTAGCACGGGAGCCTATGGATACCCAGTTGAAAAAGCAAGCGCGGTAGCTCTCAACGCGGTCATTGGATTCCTGGAAGGATTCTCTTATATTAAAGAAGTCCGATTCATTCTTCATAGCCCTCATGACCTTGTGATTTATGAACAGGCATTAACCGAAATTATCCGGTGA
- a CDS encoding VOC family protein: protein MNPVVHFEMPAKDKDRMRNFYETAFGWKTEQLGKEMGEYVLVATTESDEKTGLPRRPGAINGGFYESTDPLLQYPSVVIAVDDIKEAMKMVEEAGGKVLGGQVLGKPDSIPGVGLYVSFIDTEGNRVSMLEPEPMQQ, encoded by the coding sequence ATGAATCCTGTCGTACATTTTGAAATGCCGGCGAAAGATAAGGATCGTATGAGGAATTTTTACGAGACTGCCTTTGGCTGGAAGACGGAACAGCTTGGTAAGGAGATGGGCGAGTATGTGCTGGTCGCTACCACCGAAAGCGATGAGAAAACCGGTCTTCCCAGGAGACCCGGCGCAATCAACGGCGGCTTTTACGAGAGCACCGATCCTCTGTTGCAGTATCCATCAGTCGTCATTGCAGTTGACGATATCAAGGAGGCGATGAAAATGGTGGAAGAAGCAGGCGGAAAAGTGCTGGGAGGACAGGTACTCGGAAAACCTGACAGTATCCCTGGTGTCGGACTTTATGTGTCATTCATAGACACAGAAGGCAACCGCGTGAGCATGCTTGAGCCAGAGCCCATGCAACAGTAG
- a CDS encoding dihydrofolate reductase: MRKLIVTTFITLDGVMQAPGGPEEDPAGGFTYGGWSVNYWDDMMGQVMGEFMAKPSELLLGRKTYEIFAAYWPYIKDDPIADKLNSVRKYVVSRTLDEVDWNNSTLVTGNVEQAIRNLKEQTGPDIQVHGSGNLIQTLLKHDLIDEFRLWIFPVTIGKGKRLFSDGTKPASLKLTDSKISTTGVIITTYEPAGELKTGSFGLDNPSEAEIERRKRLANEGKK; this comes from the coding sequence ATGAGAAAACTTATTGTAACCACATTTATAACGCTTGATGGGGTTATGCAGGCGCCAGGGGGACCAGAGGAAGATCCGGCAGGCGGTTTTACTTATGGCGGATGGTCTGTCAATTACTGGGATGACATGATGGGGCAGGTCATGGGCGAATTTATGGCAAAGCCTTCTGAATTATTATTGGGCAGGAAGACCTATGAAATCTTTGCTGCGTACTGGCCATACATTAAAGATGATCCGATTGCCGATAAACTGAACAGCGTCAGGAAGTATGTTGTCTCCAGAACGCTTGATGAAGTGGATTGGAATAATTCCACACTTGTTACAGGAAATGTGGAGCAGGCAATAAGAAATCTCAAGGAACAAACCGGTCCAGATATCCAGGTGCACGGCAGCGGCAATCTTATTCAAACGCTGCTTAAACATGATCTTATCGATGAGTTCCGGTTATGGATTTTCCCGGTTACGATAGGGAAGGGAAAAAGGCTATTTAGCGACGGGACAAAGCCTGCCAGTCTCAAGCTTACCGATAGCAAGATATCTACCACCGGTGTCATCATCACTACCTATGAACCCGCCGGGGAACTCAAGACCGGATCGTTTGGGCTTGATAATCCAAGTGAAGCGGAAATTGAAAGACGCAAACGACTGGCCAATGAAGGCAAGAAGTAG
- a CDS encoding VOC family protein: MTNMNIKQKINPCLWFDHQAEEAAEFYTSVFKNSRVMNITRYGEAGAKASGRAEGTVMTTEFEIEGQEFIALNGGPIFKFTPAISFLVACSTKEEVDTIWEKLSEGGVALMELGKYPFSEKYGWTQDRYGLSWQVMFMGDRKIKQKITPTLMFVGGQSGKAEAAIIFYTSVFKNVEIGNILRYGKGEEPDKEGTIKHADFTLENQGFAAMDSARKHDFSFNEAISLMVKCKNQEEIDYYWERLTADGGQESVCGWLKDKFGVSWQVAPAGLDEMLRDHDKEKVERVTNAFLKMKKFDIGELRKAYEG, translated from the coding sequence ATGACAAACATGAACATCAAACAAAAAATCAATCCCTGCTTATGGTTTGACCATCAGGCAGAAGAAGCGGCGGAATTTTACACTTCTGTTTTCAAAAATTCCAGGGTCATGAATATTACTCGCTATGGCGAAGCAGGCGCGAAGGCATCAGGAAGAGCAGAGGGAACGGTAATGACCACTGAATTTGAGATTGAGGGGCAAGAATTCATTGCACTTAACGGCGGACCGATATTCAAATTCACTCCAGCTATATCATTTCTTGTTGCTTGTAGTACTAAGGAGGAAGTCGATACAATATGGGAAAAACTCTCTGAAGGGGGTGTGGCACTCATGGAGCTTGGTAAATATCCCTTCAGCGAAAAATATGGATGGACGCAGGACAGGTACGGTCTTTCATGGCAGGTGATGTTCATGGGCGATCGTAAGATTAAGCAGAAAATCACCCCGACGCTTATGTTTGTGGGTGGGCAGTCCGGAAAAGCAGAGGCTGCGATCATTTTTTACACATCGGTATTCAAGAATGTGGAGATTGGCAACATCCTACGCTACGGCAAAGGCGAGGAACCCGACAAAGAAGGAACAATAAAACATGCCGACTTCACGCTTGAGAATCAGGGGTTTGCGGCTATGGATAGCGCTCGTAAGCACGACTTTAGCTTCAATGAGGCCATTTCGCTTATGGTTAAATGCAAAAACCAGGAAGAAATCGATTACTACTGGGAGAGACTCACAGCAGACGGAGGGCAAGAAAGTGTATGCGGCTGGCTCAAGGATAAGTTCGGTGTTTCATGGCAGGTTGCTCCCGCTGGCCTGGACGAGATGCTGCGAGACCACGATAAAGAGAAGGTGGAACGCGTTACCAATGCTTTCCTGAAAATGAAAAAGTTTGACATTGGAGAATTGAGGAAAGCATACGAGGGCTAA
- a CDS encoding DsrE family protein, with translation METFKTQSIIINPSNHRIRERKMTNLLLVLSKDPYTTETPDLVLDIGLNAKEKGNDVSLYLIEDGITAARKSEFGNKLAAAQKKGIRIYADDKAVLSRSLTNKLIGGVEIKEIGALLDYIMEYDRVVWF, from the coding sequence ATGGAAACATTTAAAACTCAATCGATAATTATTAACCCCTCTAATCATAGAATCAGAGAAAGAAAAATGACAAATCTGTTACTCGTCCTATCGAAAGACCCGTATACTACGGAAACACCCGACCTTGTGCTTGATATCGGGTTGAATGCAAAAGAAAAAGGAAATGATGTCTCATTATATCTCATTGAAGACGGCATAACCGCTGCAAGAAAGTCCGAGTTTGGAAATAAACTCGCAGCAGCCCAGAAGAAGGGCATCAGGATATATGCTGACGATAAAGCAGTACTTTCAAGATCGCTCACCAACAAATTAATTGGCGGTGTGGAAATAAAAGAAATCGGCGCACTTCTTGATTACATAATGGAATATGACAGGGTAGTCTGGTTTTAG
- a CDS encoding sulfur reduction protein DsrE, translating to MTGKQLTIVSINGPYRDEGVFTLIRLAHAAKEKGITVNFFNYLDATIIAHRDQAPKEFPPVETIFGTIVKKGIKQPKADAIACIKCTDARGVTKQQTEGVIIGGLYDLGEWTAESDKTILIG from the coding sequence ATGACAGGAAAACAACTTACGATCGTTTCGATAAACGGCCCATACAGGGATGAAGGAGTATTTACATTGATAAGACTTGCACACGCGGCTAAAGAAAAAGGCATAACTGTCAACTTCTTTAACTATCTTGATGCAACAATAATCGCCCACAGGGACCAGGCACCAAAAGAGTTTCCTCCGGTAGAGACAATTTTCGGGACAATAGTCAAAAAAGGGATAAAACAGCCAAAAGCAGATGCTATCGCCTGTATAAAATGCACGGATGCCAGAGGCGTAACAAAACAGCAGACAGAGGGCGTCATTATCGGCGGACTCTATGACCTTGGCGAATGGACAGCAGAATCCGATAAGACAATACTTATAGGGTGA
- a CDS encoding DUF2281 domain-containing protein has protein sequence METQVITSKLDQLPEDLKEEVLDYIEFLLQKGTYQRRAKKNKFKFDWEGGLSDLKKKYTSVSLQHKALEWR, from the coding sequence ATGGAAACACAAGTTATCACATCAAAATTAGATCAATTGCCAGAAGATCTGAAAGAAGAAGTTTTGGATTATATAGAATTTTTATTGCAAAAAGGAACATATCAACGAAGAGCAAAAAAAAATAAGTTTAAATTTGACTGGGAAGGAGGTTTGTCAGACCTAAAAAAAAAATATACCTCAGTATCACTCCAACATAAAGCATTGGAGTGGAGGTAA
- a CDS encoding PIN domain-containing protein yields the protein MYLIDTNIFLEVLLTQERQEACKEFLEKNIGNLCISDFSLHSIGVILFRNKKEKIFQKFVKDILPNVKIITLSKLSYQNLSDMRRKFGLDFDDAYQYKIAKDSDFKLVTLYRDFEKIKNDLVVMFL from the coding sequence ATGTACCTCATTGATACAAATATTTTTTTGGAAGTTCTGCTAACACAAGAAAGACAAGAAGCCTGCAAAGAATTTCTCGAAAAAAACATTGGGAACCTATGCATTTCTGACTTTTCTTTGCATTCGATTGGAGTAATATTATTCAGGAATAAAAAAGAAAAAATTTTCCAGAAATTTGTAAAAGATATTCTTCCGAATGTAAAAATTATTACTTTATCAAAACTATCATATCAAAATCTGTCTGATATGAGAAGGAAATTCGGGCTGGATTTTGATGATGCTTACCAGTATAAAATCGCGAAAGATAGTGATTTTAAATTAGTTACTCTATATAGAGATTTTGAAAAAATTAAGAATGATTTGGTCGTGATGTTTTTATGA
- a CDS encoding methionine adenosyltransferase — translation MRNIEIDEFSATPITERKVEVVERKGLGHPDYICDSIMNEVSIRLCKEYMERFGAIMHHNIDKGMLVAGEVKTKFGGGVILKPMRIIFGDRATFEVENEVIDVNTIAIEAAKEWINENLRFVNSDSILYQVELARGSAELTDIFKRKDAILGANDTSAAVGYAPMTPTETLVLETEKYLNSPDFKKRFPESGEDIKVMGLREKNKLNLTIADPLIDMYVESEAGYFRKKEELLEEIRTYVTGKMEFEPSISLNTLDRERRGMGGIYLTVTGTSAEDADSGQVGRGNRVNGIIPLNRPVSSEAAAGKNPVSHVGKIYNALSHRIANKIYANVPDIKEVYVWLLSQIGEPIDQPRIAAAQVIMERGTLESVEKEIDEVIDRELASIQEFCMELAYGKIPVN, via the coding sequence TTGAGAAATATTGAAATTGACGAATTCAGTGCAACCCCGATAACTGAGCGAAAAGTCGAAGTTGTAGAACGAAAAGGACTTGGACATCCTGATTATATCTGTGATTCCATAATGAACGAGGTCTCCATTCGCCTGTGTAAGGAATATATGGAGAGGTTTGGAGCTATCATGCACCATAATATCGATAAGGGGATGCTTGTTGCAGGCGAGGTGAAGACAAAATTTGGAGGCGGGGTGATACTAAAACCGATGCGCATCATTTTCGGGGACAGGGCTACTTTTGAGGTCGAAAATGAGGTTATAGATGTAAATACTATTGCTATTGAAGCCGCAAAAGAATGGATTAATGAGAACTTGCGCTTTGTAAATAGTGATTCTATTCTTTATCAGGTTGAACTTGCAAGGGGTTCGGCAGAACTTACGGATATATTCAAGAGAAAAGATGCAATACTTGGCGCTAATGATACCTCGGCGGCTGTTGGATATGCACCTATGACACCCACGGAGACACTGGTTCTTGAAACTGAGAAGTATTTGAACTCCCCGGATTTTAAGAAAAGATTCCCTGAATCGGGTGAGGATATTAAGGTCATGGGTTTGCGGGAAAAGAATAAACTCAATTTGACCATTGCAGACCCTCTTATAGATATGTATGTCGAATCAGAAGCAGGGTATTTCAGGAAAAAAGAAGAATTGCTGGAAGAGATACGAACTTATGTTACCGGGAAGATGGAATTTGAACCTTCCATTTCCCTGAACACGCTTGACAGGGAAAGGCGGGGCATGGGCGGGATTTACCTCACCGTAACCGGAACTTCTGCTGAGGATGCGGATTCCGGCCAGGTGGGGCGCGGGAACCGCGTGAACGGCATCATTCCATTGAACCGTCCGGTAAGCAGTGAAGCAGCCGCCGGAAAAAACCCTGTAAGCCATGTGGGAAAAATATACAACGCCCTGAGCCACAGGATCGCAAATAAGATATATGCCAATGTCCCGGACATAAAAGAAGTCTATGTATGGCTTTTGAGCCAGATAGGAGAGCCAATCGACCAGCCAAGGATAGCAGCAGCGCAGGTCATTATGGAGAGAGGAACTCTTGAAAGTGTGGAAAAAGAGATAGATGAGGTTATCGACAGGGAACTTGCCAGCATCCAGGAATTCTGCATGGAACTGGCGTATGGGAAAATACCAGTTAACTGA
- a CDS encoding gamma carbonic anhydrase family protein, giving the protein MLYRFEDKKPVIAKNAFIADTACLIGDVSIGEGTSVWFNTVIRADRAKINIGKNCSIQDNTVIHSDEIDVEIGDGVIIGHSCVMHGRSIENNALIGMNATILHGARIGESAIIGAGALVPPGYKIPAHSVALGVPCKIIRMATEEDLAMIRNTQNNYEKLTRQYLKSIKINRNQQK; this is encoded by the coding sequence ATGTTATACAGATTTGAAGATAAAAAGCCCGTTATTGCAAAAAATGCTTTTATCGCGGATACTGCATGTCTTATCGGAGACGTATCAATAGGTGAAGGAACAAGCGTGTGGTTCAATACTGTCATTCGCGCTGACAGGGCAAAAATAAATATAGGTAAAAATTGCAGTATCCAGGATAACACTGTAATACATTCTGACGAAATTGATGTTGAAATTGGTGACGGGGTTATCATAGGTCACTCTTGCGTGATGCATGGGCGCTCCATTGAAAACAATGCCCTTATTGGCATGAATGCCACAATACTTCATGGGGCCCGGATAGGGGAATCAGCAATAATCGGAGCAGGCGCGTTAGTGCCTCCGGGTTATAAAATACCTGCCCACAGTGTGGCTCTGGGTGTGCCATGTAAAATTATCAGGATGGCAACAGAAGAAGATCTTGCTATGATAAGAAATACGCAGAATAATTATGAAAAATTGACCAGACAATATTTGAAATCAATAAAAATCAATAGAAATCAACAAAAATAA
- a CDS encoding isoprenylcysteine carboxylmethyltransferase family protein, whose protein sequence is MDNIIKFFLYFIFFAVIHSLLATDHVKNKVEKLPGKAFRYYRLLYSLISIPLFAPALMVWISYSNSTPVIYVIPQNLYPVVVLVRLGAIGMFGYALLQTDVLEFIGIKRQKKKVLVTRGAYAKVRHPLYTAGILLLVTQMQMTLLDLTAVLLITGYFLIGAFIEEKRLLSTFGDEYRKYQEQVSMFIPVKWFMKKISRI, encoded by the coding sequence ATGGACAACATAATAAAGTTCTTTTTATATTTCATTTTTTTTGCGGTCATTCACAGTCTTCTTGCTACGGATCATGTCAAAAATAAGGTAGAAAAGCTGCCTGGAAAAGCCTTCAGGTATTACAGGCTACTATATTCTTTGATCAGCATTCCCTTATTTGCTCCTGCTTTGATGGTGTGGATATCGTATTCAAATTCCACCCCTGTAATTTATGTGATCCCGCAGAATTTGTATCCGGTTGTTGTCCTTGTGCGCCTGGGCGCTATCGGTATGTTCGGGTATGCCCTGTTGCAGACAGACGTCCTTGAATTTATCGGCATAAAGAGGCAGAAGAAAAAAGTACTTGTTACACGCGGAGCTTATGCAAAAGTCCGCCATCCGCTTTACACAGCAGGAATTCTCCTTCTGGTTACTCAGATGCAAATGACTCTGCTTGATTTAACAGCAGTGCTGCTGATAACAGGTTATTTTCTTATAGGTGCGTTCATTGAAGAGAAAAGACTGCTCTCAACATTCGGGGATGAATACAGGAAATATCAGGAACAAGTGTCTATGTTCATCCCTGTTAAATGGTTCATGAAAAAGATATCAAGGATATGA
- a CDS encoding DEAD/DEAH box helicase, whose amino-acid sequence MNDVEFIKHPLIKPDTVEQRLYQLSLAGEAIKKSSLIVLPTGLGKTIVALLVMVSCLPKGKVLLLSPTKPLVEQHAAFFKDTLNIPPENVVLFTGNTNPGKRESMYEKAQLIISTPQVIENDLLGKKISLENVSCIIFDEAHRATGNYSYVYIARKYIEQNPAPLVLGITASPGSNSEKIQEVCANLHLKSVEIRTDSDPDVKPYIFDKDIERIYVSVPVEMKGLKGLMDKVLNDRLTKLQELGLLSDFQKRLSKREMLDLQVRLQAQVRSFPDQKIYQGISLLAEIFKVSHAIEISETQGSSALSKYFERLENEALSREGSKAAKRLMEDLSMRQAVHHLGGCDGNNPKLNVVKELVEKQIRDAPQSRVIVFTNYRDTAELVANSLKEIAGIKPVRFVGQASKYKDTGLTQKQQVDIIQKFKDGEYNTLVATSVAEEGLDIPATDLVVFFEPVPSEIRSIQRKGRTGRKHAGRVVVLMAKGSKDEAYHWSSNYKERRMVKTMKNLDIDLDASEDKTDEPDGQMKLMDFSASQLSNSNSGVHKVKIYVDKREIRSHVAHSLENMGAEVILRTLEVGDYIVSDRVGIERKTTEDFLSTFLDGRDLFGQISDLARAYRRPLLIIEGEGLYSKRQINPNAIRGALSTVAIDFGVPVLFSRDEEDTASLISVIAKREQADDPKKEINLHGMKSASTLPEQQEYLVSAISEIGPVVARNLLRHFGSVERIMTATREELMAVELVGPKTADRIREVVSGGYKG is encoded by the coding sequence ATGAATGATGTTGAATTCATTAAACATCCTCTCATAAAACCTGATACCGTCGAGCAGAGATTATACCAGCTCTCCCTTGCAGGGGAAGCTATTAAGAAATCAAGTCTCATAGTGCTTCCTACAGGCCTTGGGAAAACCATAGTAGCATTACTCGTGATGGTATCATGTCTGCCTAAAGGGAAAGTATTGCTTCTTTCCCCGACAAAACCGCTTGTGGAACAGCATGCGGCTTTTTTCAAGGATACTCTTAATATTCCTCCTGAAAACGTTGTATTGTTTACCGGGAATACAAATCCTGGCAAACGGGAAAGCATGTATGAGAAAGCCCAGCTTATCATCTCCACACCCCAGGTCATAGAGAATGACCTGCTCGGAAAAAAAATAAGCCTTGAAAACGTTTCCTGCATCATCTTCGACGAAGCGCACAGGGCAACCGGGAATTATTCCTATGTTTATATCGCGAGAAAGTATATAGAGCAAAACCCCGCCCCTCTCGTCCTTGGAATTACGGCAAGTCCCGGAAGTAATTCTGAAAAGATACAGGAGGTTTGTGCAAATCTCCATTTAAAGTCAGTTGAGATAAGGACTGATTCAGACCCGGATGTTAAACCGTATATTTTTGATAAGGATATCGAAAGGATATATGTTTCCGTACCTGTCGAAATGAAAGGTCTGAAGGGATTAATGGATAAAGTCCTGAATGACAGGCTGACAAAATTACAGGAACTCGGGCTTTTATCAGATTTCCAGAAACGGCTCTCAAAAAGGGAAATGCTTGATCTCCAGGTGCGTTTGCAGGCGCAGGTTCGTTCTTTTCCAGACCAGAAGATATACCAGGGGATATCCCTTCTTGCCGAGATCTTCAAGGTCAGCCATGCTATCGAGATATCAGAAACACAGGGGTCATCAGCCCTGTCAAAATACTTTGAGCGGCTTGAGAATGAGGCATTATCGAGGGAGGGAAGTAAAGCTGCAAAGCGCCTCATGGAGGACCTGAGTATGCGCCAGGCTGTGCATCATCTCGGGGGCTGTGATGGCAACAACCCGAAATTGAATGTGGTAAAAGAGCTTGTTGAAAAGCAAATTCGTGACGCACCTCAATCACGTGTTATCGTATTCACCAATTACAGGGATACAGCAGAACTTGTTGCAAATTCACTTAAAGAGATAGCGGGTATCAAGCCTGTAAGGTTCGTCGGGCAGGCAAGTAAATATAAAGACACAGGTCTCACCCAGAAACAGCAGGTAGACATTATCCAGAAATTCAAGGACGGGGAATATAACACTCTGGTTGCAACTTCCGTTGCCGAGGAAGGACTGGATATACCTGCCACTGACCTTGTGGTGTTTTTTGAACCCGTGCCATCTGAAATAAGGAGCATACAGCGAAAAGGAAGGACAGGAAGAAAACACGCAGGAAGAGTTGTTGTCCTCATGGCAAAAGGATCAAAAGATGAGGCATATCACTGGAGTAGTAATTACAAGGAGAGACGGATGGTCAAGACCATGAAAAACCTGGATATTGACCTTGATGCTTCGGAAGATAAAACAGACGAACCAGACGGGCAAATGAAATTAATGGATTTTTCAGCTTCCCAGCTATCGAATTCGAATTCCGGGGTTCATAAGGTGAAAATCTATGTCGATAAGAGGGAGATCCGTTCCCATGTTGCACATTCCCTTGAAAATATGGGTGCAGAAGTGATCTTAAGAACACTTGAAGTGGGAGATTACATAGTGAGTGACCGTGTTGGCATAGAGAGAAAAACAACAGAAGATTTCCTTAGCACTTTCCTTGATGGCAGGGACCTCTTTGGCCAGATATCAGACCTTGCGCGCGCTTACAGGCGCCCACTCCTTATAATTGAGGGCGAGGGACTTTATTCAAAGCGCCAGATCAATCCCAATGCAATTCGCGGCGCGCTTTCAACTGTTGCAATTGATTTTGGTGTCCCGGTGTTATTCAGCAGGGATGAAGAAGATACTGCGTCACTGATAAGTGTAATTGCAAAAAGGGAACAGGCAGACGACCCGAAAAAGGAAATAAACCTTCACGGGATGAAATCTGCCTCAACACTTCCTGAACAGCAGGAATATCTGGTGTCTGCTATCTCAGAAATAGGACCGGTCGTGGCAAGAAACCTGCTGCGGCACTTTGGCAGCGTAGAACGGATCATGACAGCGACACGTGAGGAATTGATGGCCGTGGAACTTGTGGGACCAAAGACAGCAGACAGGATAAGAGAAGTTGTGAGCGGGGGGTATAAAGGTTAA
- a CDS encoding sigma-70 family RNA polymerase sigma factor, with protein MGLPATKRYLIELLHMHKLTYEQVAQYTGLPVERVKAIKKGEEPTDIEQYKLKQVAFSLSDLRSKDTGETMD; from the coding sequence ATGGGACTTCCAGCAACCAAACGTTATCTGATTGAATTGTTGCACATGCATAAACTTACTTACGAACAAGTAGCTCAATATACAGGTTTACCTGTTGAAAGGGTAAAGGCCATAAAGAAAGGTGAAGAACCCACGGATATAGAACAATATAAATTAAAACAGGTAGCCTTTTCCTTATCTGACCTCCGCTCGAAAGATACAGGCGAAACGATGGATTAA
- a CDS encoding nucleoside recognition protein, producing the protein MWFDALRQALQYLLSVIPATIAGIILMELLIEMGWVQRLGFITAPFMRFGHLREEIGVSFFVSFGSPTAGNSMVAQLNKKGLIDDKETLVSSLVTSFPATFIFVRDLTPVLLILLGTTGIIYLGIVVGVGLLRTAISLILGRFLLPPKKSVIIQQGIKTKKFRDALKSSILSSWVPLRRIIPTMIIAAIIVFQLIDIGFFDMLSAYLKGLPVLKSLPVQALPIIAAWFASNVGAYTIAGKLLADGVMTSKEIVITLLLGRVLSSIVRLRFTVPYYTGIFSPKLGMQIMLLATLMQEGLTIIVITFLVVLW; encoded by the coding sequence ATGTGGTTCGACGCACTCCGCCAGGCTTTACAGTATCTTTTATCAGTGATACCTGCAACGATCGCAGGTATTATCCTGATGGAACTGTTGATAGAAATGGGATGGGTCCAGAGGCTTGGCTTCATAACTGCGCCCTTTATGCGCTTCGGGCACCTCAGGGAGGAAATCGGCGTGAGCTTCTTCGTGTCCTTCGGATCCCCAACAGCCGGGAATTCAATGGTGGCACAGCTTAACAAAAAAGGATTGATTGACGATAAAGAAACCCTGGTTTCCTCTCTTGTAACATCTTTTCCTGCAACATTCATCTTTGTAAGGGATCTTACTCCTGTACTTCTAATATTGCTCGGAACAACAGGAATCATTTATCTTGGCATAGTTGTTGGAGTCGGGCTTCTTCGGACAGCAATATCCCTTATTCTCGGCCGCTTTCTATTGCCTCCCAAGAAGAGTGTAATTATACAACAGGGAATAAAGACAAAGAAATTCAGGGATGCACTGAAAAGTTCGATATTATCTTCATGGGTTCCCCTGCGGAGAATTATCCCAACAATGATAATAGCTGCAATAATCGTATTTCAGCTTATCGATATCGGTTTTTTCGATATGCTATCTGCATATCTGAAAGGCCTGCCTGTCCTGAAATCTCTTCCGGTGCAGGCTCTCCCCATCATTGCAGCATGGTTTGCAAGTAACGTCGGGGCATATACGATAGCAGGTAAGCTTTTAGCTGATGGCGTAATGACGTCAAAAGAAATCGTGATAACGTTACTCCTGGGCCGGGTGCTTTCAAGCATAGTGCGCCTGCGATTCACCGTTCCTTATTATACAGGGATTTTCTCTCCTAAATTGGGAATGCAAATAATGCTTCTTGCCACGCTGATGCAGGAAGGATTAACCATAATTGTTATTACCTTTCTTGTGGTCTTATGGTAA
- a CDS encoding MTH1187 family thiamine-binding protein, with product MKSIITAELEIAALGTGSTSMSPYISEAVKAIEMSGIKYQLTPMGTVIEVSSIDEAFNVARAAHEALIKKGAKRVVTHLTIDDRRDAPKDMEEKVESVIEKI from the coding sequence ATGAAATCGATTATCACAGCAGAACTTGAGATTGCAGCTCTGGGGACCGGAAGCACAAGTATGAGTCCTTATATTTCAGAGGCTGTAAAGGCTATTGAAATGTCGGGCATTAAATACCAGTTAACCCCGATGGGGACAGTAATAGAGGTATCCTCTATCGATGAAGCTTTCAACGTAGCAAGAGCAGCTCACGAAGCGCTTATAAAAAAAGGCGCAAAAAGGGTTGTCACACACCTTACAATCGATGATAGAAGGGATGCTCCAAAGGATATGGAGGAGAAAGTAGAGTCTGTAATAGAGAAAATCTAG